The following proteins are encoded in a genomic region of Gavia stellata isolate bGavSte3 unplaced genomic scaffold, bGavSte3.hap2 HAP2_SCAFFOLD_42, whole genome shotgun sequence:
- the LOC132321436 gene encoding olfactory receptor 14C36-like: protein LAALLGNGLIITAIVCDHHLHSPMYFFLLNLSLLDLGSISTTLPKAMGNSLWDTRAISFAGCAAQLFLFVLFMSAEFYLLTIMAYDRYIAICKPLHYGTLLGSRACVHMAAAAWGSIFFYAVLHTANTFSIPLCQGNAVDQFFCEIPQILKLSCSDGYLSEVGFIVVTACFSFGCFVFIVLSYVQILRAVLRIPSEQGRHKPFSTCLPHLAVVSLFLSTGIFAYLKPPSISSPSLDLLVSFLYSVMPPAVNPLIYSMRNVELKEALRKLMQWTLLHQQ from the coding sequence ctggctgccctcctgggcaatggcctcatcatcaccgccatagtctgcgaccaccacctccacagccccatgtacttcttcctcctcaacctctccctccttgacctgggctccatctccaccactctccccaaagccatgggcaattccctctgggacaccagggccatctcctttgcaggatgtgctgctcagctctttctgtttgtccttttcatgtcagcagagttttatcttctcaccatcatggcctatgaccgctacattgccatctgcaaacccctgcactatgggaccctcctgggcagcagagcttgtgtccacatggcagcagctgcctggggcagtatttttttctatgctgtgctgcacacagccaatacattttcaataccactctgccaaggcaatgctgtggaccagttcttttgtgaaattccacagatcctcaagctctcctgctcagacggCTACCTCAGCGAGGTTGGGTTTATTGTTGTTACtgcttgtttcagttttgggtgttttgttttcatcgtgctgtcctatgtgcagatcttgagggccgtgctgaggatcccctctgagcagggacggcacaaacCCTTTTCCACATGCCTCCCTCACCTAgctgtggtctccctgttcctcagcaCTGGCAtatttgcctacctgaagcccccctccatctcttccccatccctcgaCCTGttggtgtcatttctgtactcggtgatgcctccagcagtgaaccccctcatctacagcatgaggaacgtggagctgaaggaggcccTAAGGAAACTGATGCAATGGACATTGCTCCATCAACAATAA
- the LOC132321437 gene encoding antigen WC1.1-like produces MPGSEGHFVQQQIVKVEPGFVRLVEGKSRCSGRAEIHDGDQWKTVCDSHFGPKAADVVCRELQCGVALPVTGGGHFGEGLLARDMRIQKCTLAMAEDLFPRRVLERGAGFVRLVEGKSHCSGRVEIRDGDQWKTVCDSHFGPKAADVVCRELQCGVALPVTGGGHFGEGVGPIWDGALQCVGNESLLASCPRGSPRDQPCTHVNSAIVTCTQYTGFRLVNGSTPCAGRVEVQVLGTWGTLCASHWDLSDAHVLCHQLNCSASFASLRLVGGGSRCDGRVEIFQHGTWGRVLDDQWDVQEASVVCRQLRCGEAGGAYNPPKPERGTGPVGLRGVRCTGHEANLTLCNTSLPESALAAGVAEDVGVICWGSRRVRLVNGAGRCAGRVEIYYQGSWGTVCDDGWDLSDAAVVCHQLGCGGAVEVAGSAQFGEGSGQIWLDGVNCSGAEAALWDCPARPWGQHDCGHKEDAGVVCSEFVALRLENSDGCSGRLQVFYNGTWGSICSNSMTLDTVSLACKELGCGDRGSQETGLPYGRVSGPAWLDKVQCGEKTSSFWQCPSAPWDPQSCEDLRDEVHIICNDREKIRAVGGEDGCSGRVEVWHRGSWGTVCDDSWDMRDAEVACRQLGCGPAVSALHEAAFGMGMGPIWLEQVECQGTELSLQDCWARPGDSGVCRHKEDAAVRCSDPTRGRLTSSGRVSVPVIICIILGALLCLLLALLAGQVLSARAGRRGSWRAQEPFPEAVYEEVGYSPAWEKQARFGRSGSYSEESLTQLQPYPGVSEEEDGLGSAPGGSLHSQRSAGVPGAEGVTLSLSLGSTGYDDAEEVSLAHPCEDTKAVTRELSAQQCLSPRPGEPNPAVPLGAARREERSVQLGEL; encoded by the exons ATGCCGGGCAGTGAAGGGCACTTTGTGCAGCAGCAGATTGTCAAAGTTGAGCCTG GATTTGTCCGGCTGGTGGAAGGGAAGAGCCGCTGCTCAGGACGTGCGGAGATCCATGACGGGGACCAGTGGAAAACCGTCTGTGATTCCCACTTTGGTCCCAAAGCTGCTGACGtggtctgcagggagctgcagtgcGGCGTGGCCCTGCCTGTCACTGGAGGAGGTCACTTTGGAGAAGGG CTGTTGGCCAGGGACATGCGCATCCAGAAGTGCACTCTGGCCATGGCTGAGGACCTCTTTCCCAGGAGGGTGCTGGAGCGAGGGGCTG GATTTGTCCGGCTGGTGGAAGGGAAGAGCCACTGCTCAGGACGTGTGGAGATCCGTGATGGGGACCAGTGGAAAACTGTCTGTGATTCCCACTTTGGTCCCAAAGCTGCTGACGtggtctgcagggagctgcagtgcGGCGTGGCCCTGCCTGTCACTGGAGGAGGTCACTTTGGAGAAGGGGTCGGTCCCATCTGGGATGGAGCGCTGCAGTGTGTGGGGAATGAATCCCTCCTGGCCTCCTGCCCCAGAGGGTCCCCCAGggaccagccctgcacccacgTGAACAGCGCTATTGTCACCTGCACAC AGTACACAGGGTTCAGGCTGGTGAACGGCAGCACGCCATGTGCAGGGAGGGTGGAGGTCCAGGTGCTGGGGACCTGGGGGACCCTCTGTGCCTCCCACTGGGATCTGTCGGATGCCCACGTTCTCTGTCATCAACTCAACT GCTCAGCCAGCTTTGCATCCCTGCGGCTGGTGGGTGGAGGGAGCCGGTGCGATGGGCGAGTGGAGATCTTCCAGCATGGGACGTGGGGCAGAGTCCTGGATGACCAGTGGGATGTGCAGGAGGCCAGCGTGGTGTGCCGGCAGCTGCGGTGCGGAGAGGCAGGGGGAGCTTACAACCCCCCAAAGCCGGAGCGAGGGACGGGCCCTGTGGGGCTGCGAGGGGTCAGGTGCACAGGGCACGAGGCCAACCTGACCCTCTGCAACACCTCCCTGCCTGAGAGTGCACTGGCGGCAGGGGTTGCGGAGGACGTGGGAGTCATTTGCTGGG GGAGCCGGCGGGTCCGGCTGGTGAACGGGGCTGGGCGCTGCGCCGGGAGAGTGGAGATCTACtaccagggcagctgggggacTGTCTGCGACGATGGCTGGGACCTGTCTGATGCTGCCGTCGTTTGCCATCAGCTGGGCTGCGGAGGGGCAGTGGAGGTGGCTGGCTCTGCTCAGTTTGGGGAAGGCTCCGGGCAGATCTGGCTGGATGGCGTGAACTGCTCCGGGGCCGAAGCTGCTCTCTGGGACTGCCCTGCCAGGCCCTGGGGGCAGCACGACTGCGGGCACAAAGAGGATGCGGGAGTCGTCTGTTCag AGTTCGTGGCCCTGAGGCTGGAGAACAGCGACGGCTGCTCTGGGCGCCTGCAGGTTTTCTACAACGGGACATGGGGGAGCATTTGCTCCAACTCGATGACTCTCGACACGGTGTCGCTGGCATGCAAGGAGCTGGGCTGCGGAGACAGAGGATCCCAGGAAACAGGCCTGCCCTATGGTAGGGTGTCTGGCCCCGCGTGGCTGGATAAGGTGCAGTGTGGGGAGAAAACCAGCTCCTTCTGGCAGTGTCCCTCGGCTCCCTGGGACCCACAGTCATGCGAAGACCTGCGAGACGAGGTCCACATCATCTGCAACG ACAGGGAGAAGATTCGTGCAGTGGGAGGCGAGGACGGGTGCTCAGGCAGAGTGGAGGTCTGGCACCGTGGCTCTTGGGGGACGGTGTGCGATGACTCCTGGGACATGCGGGATGCTGAAGTGgcgtgcaggcagctgggctgtggcccCGCAGTGTCTGCCCTGCATGAGGCTGCgtttgggatggggatgggccccatctggctggagcaggtggagtGCCAGGGGACAGAGCTGTCCTTACAGGACTGCTGGGCCCGGCCCGGGGACAGCGGTGTTTGCCGGCATAAGGAAGATGCTGCCGTGCGCTGCTCAG ATCCCACCCGAGGCCGTCTGACCAGCAGTGGGAGAGTCTCAGTGCCCGTCATCATCTGCATCATCCTGGGggcccttctctgcctgctcctggccctCCTGGCTGGGCAAGTGCTAAGCGCCAGGGCTGGGCGCAGAG GCTCCTGGAGAGCTCAGGAACCATTCCCCGAGGCCGTGTATGAGGAGGTTGGTTACAGCCCAGCGTGGGAGAAGCAGGCGAGGTTTGGTCGCTCAG GCTCCTATTCAGAGGAGTCCCTGACCCAGCTGCAGCCCTACCCTGGCGTgagcgaggaggaggatggtCTGGGATCAGCACCAG GGGGCAGCCTGCACTCCCAGAGAAGTGCCGGGGTCCCTGGAGCTGAAGGAGTCaccttgtccctgtccctggggagTACGGGCTATGATGATGCTGAAGAGGTGTCTCTGGCACATCCTTGTGAGGACACAAAGGCTGTGACACGGGAGCTCAGTGCACAACAGTGCCTGAGCCCCAGGCCAGGAGAGCCCAACCCTGCTGTGCCGCTGGGTGcagccaggagggaggagaggtctgtgcagctgggagagctgtGA
- the LOC132321438 gene encoding olfactory receptor 14A16-like translates to MSNNSSITQFLLLAFADTRELQLLHFCLFLGIYLAALLGNGLIITAIVCDHHLHTPMYFFLLNLSLLDLGSISTTVPKAMANSLWDTRAISFAGCAAQVFFFPFSMVGEYFLLTIMAYDRYIAICKPLHYGTLLGSRACVHMAAAAWGSGLLTSLLHTANTFSLPLCQGNAVDQFFCEIPQILKLSCSDAYLREVGLIVVSIFVDFGCFVFIVLSYVQILRAVLRIPSEQGRHKAFSTCLPHMAVVSLFITTAMFAYLKPPSISSPSLDLVVAVLYSVVPPAVNPLIYSMRNQELKVTLKKLILSVVSQKH, encoded by the coding sequence ATGTCCAACaacagctccatcacccagttcctcctcctggcattcgcagatacgcgggagctgcagctcttgcacttctgcctcttcttgggcatctacctggctgccctcctgggaaatggcctcatcatcaccgccatagtctgcgaccaccacctccacacccccatgtacttcttcctcctcaacctctcactgcttgacctgggctccatctccaccactgtccccaaagccatggccaattccctctgggacaccagggccatctcctttgcaggatgtgctgcccaggtctttttctttcccttctcaatGGTAggtgaatattttcttctgaccatcatggcctatgaccgctacattgccatctgcaaacccctgcactacgggaccctcctgggcagcagagcttgtgtccacatggcagcagctgcctggggcagtggatTGCTCACTTctctgctgcacacagccaatacattttcactaccactctgccaaggcaatgctgtggaccagttcttctgtgaaatcccacagatcctcaagctctcctgctcagacgcCTACCTCAGGGAGGTTGGGCTTATTGTGGTTAGTATCTTTGTGGactttgggtgttttgttttcattgtgctgtcctatgtgcagatcttgagggctgtgctgaggatcccctctgagcagggacggcatAAAGCCTTTTCCACATGCCTCCCTCATATGgccgtggtctccctgtttatcACTACTGCCatgtttgcctacctgaagcccccctccatctcctccccatccctggacctggtggtggcagttctgtactcagtggtgcctccagcagtgaaccccctcatctacagcatgaggaaccaggagctgaAGGTCACACTGAAGAAGCTGATTCTGTCAGTAGTCTCTCAGAAGCATTAA